CTTGCTATCAGTGAAGCACGCCTGAACGAAATGGTTTTCATACGTTATTCCTTGTATTCCTTACATTGACCTCTGTGGTTCAGGGTGATAGACTGGATTGAGTAATTCCAGTCTTCCTGAAGAATGTGACGCAAATGTGACAAAGCGTCGGTATCAAAAGGATCTCTACCAAAAGTAATAGTTGAGTTTCTTGGAGAAATTTAGGTTTCTACCAGAAAGAATAGGCACAAGGTTGTATAAAAATTGTTTTAGCTTTCATATTCTGCTCCTCACTCCTCTTATCGTCTACAATCGAGTAATGATTGTTAACTGGATTTAACATTACTTCTGATAATATTGCAACATTTTGTCGCTTTTTGTATCTACCCTCCGGTATCTAATTTAAGTATTAAATGTATAGATTTGGTATCATTATGAAATCGTAGTGATACATATTAATTGATTATATTTTGATAATTTCTGTTTGTTTTGCATCTGTACGGTACAGCTTAGAGTAAGGGTTAAAGCACGCAGGGGTTGGTTACTACCAGGCATTGGAACAGGGTTAGGTGTTTTAGCCATTGCAGACATATATTTAACGGTGTTGTATCCAAGAGGCGACAAAGGTATCATTAGCATTCCTCTGGCGCGAGGATTATGGCATTTTCGCTTCAGTGCCAAGACAATGCGCAGACAGCGCGATCGCATACTCTCGTATATGATGCAACTGTTACAGTGTGGATACTGCTACTTTTAATTAGGTTTACTTTGATCAGTTGGGTTGCGTTAGATCGTGAAATCCGAATGCAAGGAAAAGATACTCCTACAGATTTTGCTACAGTGGTTATTCACTGTCAACTTTAGGTATCGGTGATATTAGACCTCAAACTGGTACTTATCGCTCTGAACAAATGCGGCGATCGCATCACTATCAGGCTGTTGAGCATTTAGCTGCGCAAGGAATTGCAACAGTAGCTAACTGAGAAGCTGGTGCAGATTTATATTCACTACGTCGGCGGTGGAACCCCAATATGATTGCTTTGGCAAAATATATGGAATATGACTGGAGTGCGATCGCTCCTTCAGTTGTGCAAGGAGTAGATTGAATGAAGCATCAATTACAACAAAAGCAAATTAAATTAGAGAACTATCAAACAGTTTATCTAGAAGAAGGAGTGACTCATTCAGAAACAATATTATTTTTACATGGCTGGACAATAGCCACTGAGCCTTATCAAGAAACTCTACATCTTTTGTCGCAGTACTATCATGTTATTGCTCCGGACTTACCAGGTTTTGGCAAAACAAGTTTTCCTACTGCTGTACCAGATTACGATGGATATGTTGAGTGTATTATGAGTTTCTTAAAAGCTTTAAATTTGAAAAAAGTTCATGTAGTAGGACATTCTGGTGGTGGTGCGGTTGGAGTTGTTTTAGCAGCTAATTTTCCCGAACTTGTTAAGAGTCTCATTTTGATTGATAGTACAGGAATTCCGTTAGGCTTTTTACCTGAGGTGGCACTACGACGGTTAATTGATTTTCCGGCTCAAATTGGCAGATTTAAATTTGAGCCGACATTTCTTTTTATGAAAGCTCTAATAAGTAACTGGATTTTTAAGACTCAAAATATGTTTCAATCTTCATGGATTGCATTAGAAAAAGACTTACGCCCATTATTACCACAAGTTCAGTGCCCTACTTTGATTGTCTGGGGCGATCGCGATTTATTTGTTCCTGTTAAGTGTGCATACGAGTTTTCACAAGGTATTCCTCATTCACAGTTAATTATGCTGGAAGATGAATATCATGAATGGATCTTTTATCATGAGGAAAAGTGCGTAAATATTATTGCTAACTTCATTAATGAGACTGAGCTGTAGCTAAATAACATTGTTCTACTTGAATACAGAAGGGAAACGCATATGAGCTGCAAGTATAGGTTAACATTTAAAAACATCTTGGCAACTTTTTTAATATTGTCACTGACACCTGTAACAATGGCAGTTCAGGCAGAGGAAGTGAGCGATCGCCCAGAAAGCAACGTTGGACAAAACATCCGTTGTTCCGAAGCATCTCAAGCCGAACAATATTGGACGCCTGAGCGCATGGAGCGTGCTGAACCACCATCAATGACGCGCCCTGGTTCTCCTAATCCTGATGCTCAACCTGAACCACCATCTAGCCCAGAAACGAGTGCTCCGAGTTGGAGTCCACAAGAAGATGTTCAGCCGCAAACAGAAGATTAATAGAAGTAGTAAGTCACATTTCACTGCCTACTACTTCTTATCAGTCTTATATCAATCTCAATCTGGCAATAAAATCTCAGGAGCCTCTTTGTATAGCATAGTTGCGTAAACTCAGAAAGCTACTACCAAAATAAGGAGAATACATTGCCCCTGGTTGATGGTTGTACTTATAGCTATTGAGTCCATTGATTTGATTGATTGCTCCAAATCTATTAGGACTATACTTAACTAACCAGGGACCGCCACTTGCACCACCTGTCATATCGCAGCCAATACCAATTGGATTAGGATTACCTGAATCATTTACTGCATAAGGGGCAGCACAAACGATCATCCGTCTACCATCAAAGGGTGCAGCTGCAGGATAGCCAAAAGCGTGCCAGAATTGGTTACGCGGGGCATTTGCTAGAAAACCTAAAAACCCCACAACATTGTGAAGACGTCTGTTACCTTTGTCACAAGCTTGAATTGCTCCTAGATCTTGAGCAAAATTACTATTATTGTGCCAACCAGATCTTGCGTAAAGCCCACATGATGACCATGTTCCATAAGGCGCTGGCACAGGAGTTCCTGGTTTGTAAGCAGGTACAAAGGTAACGTTAGTATGAAATCTTCCTTTGCCATCAGATACACAGTGTCCTGCTGTCCAAACGAGACGTTTATTTGTACTATTAACTGCTGACGCTGAACATACCTTATCTACGCCGTTCTCAGTAAAAAATACCTTGCCTATAGTTGTTTCAGGGTACTGCGTGTATCTGTTGAGATTAACAAAAGAGCGTGAGTACGCAAATGGGTAACTAGCAGCAAATGGAACAGAAGTTATCAATGAATTATTTGATAATTGCTCGCTGAGTCTCTCTAATTGAGAGGAAATTGGACCACCGCTAGGTGCGCTAACAGGTGGACCAGACGGCGATCGTTCAACTTGAGATGTTGGTTGAGGGAGAGTAGTACGATTAATATTTACTGGCTTAGCTTCCCGCATCCTTTGTGGAGTCCAGTAGGCTGCGGCTTTATCTGCTTGTGCTATGGGTATATTTATGCCGACGTTACCATTCGTTTGAGCAGTAGCAACTAGGGGTGTGAATGTTGTTAAAAATAAACTCGTGATTGTACCTGTAAAAGCAAAAGATTTGTATAAAATTTTAATCATGTTTCCGTAACTCCTCGTGTAACGTGTGATTATCTTACTGGCAAAGTCGATAGATGTAGGATGACAACTACAGCTAGTTTTGGATAATTGCAGATTTACTTAAGAAATCAATAAAGTTAGCAGTGACCTCATCAACTACAAAATGCTTTTCAAATCAGCCTGGAGTCAATCCGCAGCTAACTTAATGACAAAAATGCTTACCTGTTCAATAACTTCTAGTGAGCAGGAATCAAAATAATTTACAAAACTTCTTTATGCTATTGTTAGGCTTGTCATGCTAATTCTTCTCTACTCCTCAATTAGAACTCGGATTCGTTTAATCTCCTTCAAATTTTATAGAAGTAGAGAGAATAATTCGTTTCAGATTTTGACCTTGCTAATTGCCGATTTTGCCTAACCTAGTTGCATAAAACTGTAATGGAAGCGTACCATGGCAGAGGTAATGATTAACGCAAGATATATATCTTGCATCAAGGCATAAGGTAGGCTTCAAGCCTACCTCACAAATCTATTTAATAACTGTGAAATGGACGCGCTTTCCCGTCCATCTTTTCTATGGGCAAAATTTCAGGCAAAGCAATTAGTTACTGATTATTGTAAGTTTGAGTCACTAATTTGAATAGTAATATTTTTATAATAGTCGTAGCTTTATTAGTGTTGACCTTAATTAGGAATTCAGAGACTATGCCGAAGGCAAAAAGAAAGAAAAAGAGTTATGTATAAAGTGATAAATTTTAGTTTCTAAATCTTCAACGACTATTGGCTTTTCCATAAAGTCGTTACATCCAGCGGCTAGTGCTTTTGCTTGGAACAAATATTGGGGTAAACTAGTTACAGCAATAATTGGACATAACGTGTGTTGACGTAACTGCTGAGTTAAAGAAATACCATCGGTTTCTGGTAACATCAGTTCTAATAAAATCAGTGTTGGCTTGTGGGCGATCGCCAACTGCAACGCATTTTGACTATTTGTCGCCGTCAGCACACCACACCCATAAACTTTAATAATCTCAGTTGTTAACGTTAAACTATCTAGATCGCTATCAACAACTAAAACAAGCGAATTTTCTCGGTCGGGAAAGAAATAATCTTCTGGTGAAAAATGTTTTAAGTTCACAGTAAGCATTGTCGTTGAGTTCCTCTACACATGCCAGCTAAGCCCTGAAATCTGTGTGAGATCTACAGCCATGCCTGAGGAAGAACGAGGCATTTCCAAACATGTTATACCTGCGCTTGAGATTGGCTAGGAGTTAACTTGCCCAGCTATCAATCCTTGCATTCCAAAATAATCAGCAAGTGAATAGGCTTATATTCGGGTACACGTTATAAAATAACCATTTTTGGCTATAATTGTGATAACTTTATAATTATTTAACTAATAGAGTTACTTTTTTGTTGTCAAGTATACTGTTTATATTGTGTAAAGCTGATTTTTGTTGCCTTGGAAACAGGTAATAAAGAGTTGAGAAAAATATTCAATTTAACACTCAAAACTGTTGACACGTCTTTGAGTTAAATTTATTTTCATCTTATTACTTATTTGGGACGGATCTGCTTATGTAGTTGCTCTGCTTTTTCCAGCAATTGTTCGCTTCCAGCTTCAGTAATACCTTTGACGTAATTAATTTTGACTTCTTCTAACATATCAATCAACAAAGATTGAATTTCTTGAATATTGTGTTTTTTTTGTAATTCGTTTTCTAAAGCATCACGTAAGTTTCTCCCCAAGCGGGCGGTAAGTTCAGCACCTACAGAATCTTGCATTGAATTTGTGAGGTTGTTGTATGTCACACTAAATATAGCTTTAGCTAATCTTTTAGTTTGATTTTTACCAACATTACGCAAACCTGGGATGTATTGTAGTGCGCGGTTTCCAGGAAGCTGATGCAGTGTACTAGAAAGACTATGATGAATGAGATTTTCGATATCAGGTTGTACTTGAGGCAAAACATCGTAAACAGCGATATGAAAAAGGCGTGAAGCGATCGCACTCATCTCATTTACATTATTAACCTGTACATAAGGTTTGCGCAGTTCTGGATGCAACAACCATCGAAATACATCTCCCTTGCGAATTGAATTTTGCATTTGTTCAACAATTTGAATTCCTGCCATTTCCGTTAGTTCTGCCGCAAAACCAATGACAAAATCTCGTTGTGCTTCGGCACGAAGAGGGTCAAGATTCAATAAGCCAGTATGGTAGAGACGCACTGAGACCGGAAGGACACGCAATAATCGCCAAAAAGGTAACAGTAAAAACAAGTCGTACCAGCGCCTTAACGTTGCTTCTAGCCAACTTAAGTAAGGATAACGACGACGAATTGCCCTCACCCGTGCAAAAAGATCGAGCGCAAAAATCAGTACAAATGGTAAATCGAGTAGCCAGAAATGGTTTGTTGGTGTATCAAGTCGGTTAACACTGCGATAGTAATTGGTTTGCATCAAGGGGCGAATTTGCGTATCCCAAAATTCCATTTCCTGCTGCCAACCTGCTTGCGTGAGATATAGTGGACTCCAAAATCTTGCAAAAGCATCTCTAGCTAAAGTTTCCCCAGTGCGCACTCGTAGACGTTGCTTGATTGTTTCAAACTGACTACTTTTGTAAGCTGCTGCAAAAGGATTATCTTCAATCAGTGTTTGACTCAGGACACGTACTTGCGCAAGTGAACTTGCAGTTTCAGGTGATTGCAATCCGCTGACAACAACTTGCGCCTCTAAAGCTGCAACTTGGGCAAGATAATTTTCAGTTTCAGGATGCGGTTGAATGCCTTTGACCGGATCGTAAAGCCGTGTCAAGCTAGGAATTATCTGTAGATAGAAGTCGCGACTATACAAGTACGTTAGGTCAAAAACAACTAACAGCAAATTAATCAAGGCGAGAATCGCAATCCCACGTTCTCGCCAAGGGTAGCGTCGCTCGAAATATGGTTTAATTCTTGCCATTATTTTGATCGCAGGGCGCGAGAGTAGGAGTGAGTGGCTGCTTTGGATACTTGATCGCTGCTCTTACAAGCTCTAGTGCCCACAATATCTAAGGTTTGTATTGAAAAACAAACGGTATGAGGCAAGTGAAGTTCACTTTGTTTTAGTATAGCTATTGCAATTTACTAACAAAACTGGTAATGTTTACCATATAATGAGGCTTTAAAAGAAAATAAAATTAAAGCTTAATGACCCAGTATAAAAATATAGTACTAAGTTGTAAAAGCAATGTCGAGAGCTTAGTAAAAACTCAACATTCTTTGTGCAAACAGAATCAGCACCGCTTATGAGCCAAATTGCAATTAAAACTGCGAGTCCGCAAG
Above is a genomic segment from Gloeocapsopsis sp. IPPAS B-1203 containing:
- a CDS encoding response regulator, yielding MLTVNLKHFSPEDYFFPDRENSLVLVVDSDLDSLTLTTEIIKVYGCGVLTATNSQNALQLAIAHKPTLILLELMLPETDGISLTQQLRQHTLCPIIAVTSLPQYLFQAKALAAGCNDFMEKPIVVEDLETKIYHFIHNSFSFFLPSA
- a CDS encoding alpha/beta hydrolase — protein: MKHQLQQKQIKLENYQTVYLEEGVTHSETILFLHGWTIATEPYQETLHLLSQYYHVIAPDLPGFGKTSFPTAVPDYDGYVECIMSFLKALNLKKVHVVGHSGGGAVGVVLAANFPELVKSLILIDSTGIPLGFLPEVALRRLIDFPAQIGRFKFEPTFLFMKALISNWIFKTQNMFQSSWIALEKDLRPLLPQVQCPTLIVWGDRDLFVPVKCAYEFSQGIPHSQLIMLEDEYHEWIFYHEEKCVNIIANFINETEL